The following is a genomic window from Oikeobacillus pervagus.
CGGACATTTTTTGTACCGTGCCAATTCCAGCAAGCTAGGCTTGAAAGATAAGAAGAGGATTAGTCTTATACATTTTACCCTCTTCTTTTTTCAAGAAGAGGGTTTTTTGTTGTTCTAATAAGTATCAACTCCCCTTCTAAACGCCAAGGTGATTTCTGTAAGTTAATTCATAGTTTTCACATCTGTTTAGTAAATCATCTATTTTAGATTACTTGAAAGGTTTTCTTCATTTGTCCAAAACAAAGAAAAAACGTGTGATGGCCCAACAGCATTGAAAGGAGAGAAGCAATATGATTGAGTTTCAAAATGTAAATAAGGTGTACAACAGTGGTGGAAATCAGGTGAAAGCATTAAATGGGATTAATTTAAAAATAAATGCCGGTGAAATTTTCGGAGTGATTGGGTTTAGTGGTGCTGGTAAAAGTTCCTTACTTCGATGTGTGAACTGGTTGGAGCAGCCAACATCAGGGAAAGTGTTGGTGGACGGTCATGATCTAACCGCTTTATCTGCGAAGGAAATCCGCGAAGTCAAACGAAATATCGGGATGGTGTTTCAACATTTTAATCTTTTAAATTCCAAAACCGTATTTGCGAATGTGGCCATGCCGCTCGTATTAGCTAAAGTTCCGAAAGAGAAAATAAAGAAGCGAGTATATGAACTTCTTGAATTTGTTGGGCTTTCAGATAAAGCCAATAGTTATCCGGACCAACTATCAGGTGGTCAGAAACAGCGGATTGGGATTGCTAGGGCACTTGCTACTCAGCCATCCATCCTGCTATGTGATGAAGCGACTTCAGCCCTTGATCCGCAGACGACTAGTTCCATTTTACAGCTTCTGAAAAAAATCAATCAGGAATACAACATTACGATTCTAATCATTACCCATGAGATGGCAGTCATTAAGGATATTTGCCATCGTGTCGCTGTCATGGAGAATGGAAAAATCATTGAGGAAGGGACAGTGTTTGACGTTTTTTCATCACCGAAAACAAAGACAGCTAGAAATTTTGTCAGCACCGTCATGAATGACCAAATTCCCGATTCCATTAAAGAAACCATCCAAAAAAATGCTGGAGCACAGAACATATTTCGAATTAATTTTGTTGGAAACTCAGCAGGTCGCCCATTATTATCAACCCTTTCCAAAAAATTCGATATCCATATCAATGTTCTTTTTGGAAATATCACGGAACTCCAAGGAACTTCATTTGGAAACTTAATTGTCGAATTTCAAGGATCGAATAATGAAATCAACCGAGCGTTAATGTATATCAACAATGAACAAATAACGATAAAGGAAGTGATCACACATGCTAGTTAATTCAGAGCAAATCACAGAAGCATTGATTGAAACCGTTCAAATGGTGTCCTTCTCACTTTTATTTTCGGCCGTTCTTGGGTTGCCACTCGGGGTCCTGCTCGTTGTAACCCGGAAAGGTCATTTACTAGAGAATTTGCTCGTTTTCAATGTACTAAGTGGAATTATCAATATTTTCCGTTCCATCCCCTTTATCATTTTAATGGTCGCGATTATTCCGATCACTAGATTTCTTGTGGGGACATCGATTGGGACGACTGCTACAATCGTGCCGCTAGTGTTTTATGCTGGGCCGTATATTGCTAGATTAATAGAAAATTCTCTACTTGAAGTGGATCCAGGTGTAATTGAAGCAGCGGAAGCAATGGGAGCAACGCCTGGACAAATCATAGTTCGATTCCTAATTCCAGAAGCTCTTGGCTCTCTTGTCCTAGCTTTTACGATTGCAACCATTGGTTTAGTCGGTGCATCTGCTATGGCCGGAGCAATCGGCGGGGGCGGACTTGGTGACCTTGCTATTACATATGGATATCAACGCTTTGATACGGTGACCATGTTGGTGACAGTGGGAATTTTAATCGTGATGGTACAAGGTTTACAGTCCTTTGGAAACATCCTTGCAAGAAAAATTAGAAGACGATAAGTAGGAGGAAAAAGAAAATGAAGAAATTATTACTTTCCATTGCAATTTTAACATTAGCCATCTTTAGTGTAGGTTGTTCCAATGAAAAGAGCGGTAGCGAGAAAAAAGTAGAAGTTAAAGTAGGTGTAAGCGGGACGGATAACCGTGTTTGGGACTATGTTGCTAAAAAGGCAGAAAAAGAAGGGATTAAAGTTGAAATCGTTCGTTTCTCGGACTATGTTCAACCGAATATCGCTCTAGCTGAAGGGGAACTGGATGCCAACGCCTTCCAAACCGCTTCGTATTTCGACAGTTTTATCGCGGAACATAAATTGAAATTAGCTCCTATTGCTACAACGGTTCTGGCTCCAATGGGGATTTACTCAGAAAAATACAAAAAGGTAAAAGACATTCCTGATGGCAGTAAAATTGCAGTGCCAAACGATGTATCCAATATGGGAAGAGCTCTTCTTTTACTACAAGAATCAGGCCTTATTAAACTAAAGGAAGGCTTCGATGGGACTGGATCATTAGAGGATATCGTTGAAAACCCAAAAAACTTGAAAATTATTGAAGTAGTCGCAGCTCAAACTCCACGTGTTCTCCCTGATGTGGCTGCTTCGATTATCAATAATGGAATCGCTGTAGATGCAGGTTTTAACCCAACGAAGGATTCTATTTTCCATGAGAGTGAAACTGCTACTCCTTATGTCAATATTATCGCAACGAGAGAAGAAGACAAAAACAATAAAACGTTAAAAAGACTGGCAGAGCTATATCAAGAAGATGATGTAGCGGAATTGATTGAGAAGGAATACAAAGGAAGTCAAATTCCAACCTTTATTCCATTAAGTAAAATTGGCTGGTAAGCACATGATCCATTAGAGGAGGGAAACATGATGTCATCAATCGTAGAAGTGATTAGTTCGTTAAAAGAAACAATTATTAAAAATGTGGAAGGTAATAAAGAACTTTTTCTTTCCACAAGTCATCAAATACACGAAAACCCTGAAATTGGGAATGAGGAATTTTTCGCATCTGGTCTATTAATAGATCTTCTTGAAAAAGAAGGTTTCACAGTCGAAAAGGCAGTGGCAGGTCATGAAACAGCTTTCCTTGCTCGCAAAAAATCAGCGAAAAAAGGACCATCCATCGCTTTTCTGGCGGAATATGATGCTCTTCCTGGACTTGGGCATGCGTGCGGACATAATATCATTGGGACGACAAGTGTAGCAGCTGCGATTGCCTTAAGTAAGACATTAGATAAAACGGGTGGAGAAGTTGTCGTATTAGGCACCCCTGCTGAAGAAGGCGGGCCGAACGGAAGTGCTAAAGGAAGCTTCGTTCGACACGGATTGCTCAAGGGAATTGATGCGGCGATGATGATCCATCCATCTAATCAGACAAGATTAAGTGGTACATCCCTTGCTGTTGACCCGCTTGATTTTGAGTTTATTGGAAAATCCGCTCATGCAGCAGCTGCCCCTCATGAAGGAATCAATGCATTGGATGCGGTGATTCAACTTTTCAACGGAATAAATGCTTTAAGACAACAGCTGAAAAAAGATGTGAGCATTCACGGAATTATTACACATGGCGGTGATGCTCCAAATATTATTCCAGAGTATGCAAAAGCTCGATTTTACATACGTGCCGATACAAGAGAACATTTAAATGAAGTGACAAAGAAAGTGAAAGCTGTAGCAGAAGGAGCGGCACTAGCAACTGGTGCAAAGCTGAATATTATCGCTTTCCAAAATCCAGTAGATAATCTTTTAGTGAATGAAAAATTTAATGAAGTGTTTCATCATGTCATTGAAGAACTAGGAGAAACCATTGCGACAGGCGCTTGGGGTGGAATTGGTTCAACAGATGCCGGGAATATTAGTCAAGTAGTCCCAACCATTCACCCCTATATAAAAATTGGCCCCGATGATCTCATTGCTCATACCATCCCTTTCAGAGAAGCAGCCGCATCCAAAAAAGGCGATGAAGCACTCATAAAAGGAGCCAAAGCACTAGCCCTAACCGGACTCCAACTACTCACCAATACAAAATTACTGACCACCATAAAAGAAGAATTTCAAGGAAGGTAAAAAAAACCAGGTGCCAGGCACCATCCAGTTTCTGGATGGTGCCTGGCACCTGGCATTTTCCTGGATATTCTATTCAGAATAACATATACTATTGGAGGTGAAATTTTCACTTGCAAATAGGGGGACAGAATTCTTTGGAGGAATTCAAATCAAATTAATCCGTTTGGGAGGAAATTACTATGACAAACACTCAAAGCTCATTTCATATGCCCTCTGTCAACTTATTTGGTTCAGGATCTGTAAACGAGGTTGGAACTAGATTAGCTGGCCTTGGTGTAAAAAAACCTTTATTAGTAACAGATGCTGGTTTGCATCAATTAGGACTATCTGAGCAAATTGCTGGCATTATTCGTGAAGCTGGCTTAGATATTGCTATTTTTCCAAAAGCAGAACCAAATCCAACTGATCAAAACGTATTAGAAGGACTTGAAGCTTTTCATAATGAAAACTGCGATAGTGTAGTAACTCTTGGGGGAGGAAGTTCACATGACGCAGGTAAAGGAATTGCACTAGTAGCCGCTAATGGTGGAAAAATAGAAGATTATGAAGGAATCGATGTTTCTGAAAAACCAATGGTACCACTTGTGGCAATTAACACAACAGCTGGTACAGGTAGTGAATTAACAAAATTCACGATCATTACCAATGTTCAACGAAAAGTAAAAATGGCGATTGTTGATAAACATGTAACACCGACTCTTTCCATTAACGATCCTGATTTAATGGCTGGAATGCCTCCAGGTCTAACAGCTGCAACAGGATTAGATGCTTTAACACATGCAGTTGAAGCATATGTTTCTACTGCTGCTACGCCAATTACAGATGCATTAGCGATCCATGCAATTAAACTAATTCCTGTATACTTACCACGCGCAGTAGCAAATGGTAAAGATATGGAAGCGCGTGAACAAATGGCCTATGCTCAAACATTAGCAGGTATGGCTTTTAATAATGCTTCTTTAGGTTATGTACATGCAATTGCACACCAATTTGGCGGATTCTATAACTTCCCTCATGGTGTATGTAATGCGATCCTACTTCCACATGTATGCCGATTCAACTTGATTGCAAGAGTAGAACGTTATGCAGACATCGCTTATTACCTTGGTGAAAATGTCGAAGGTTTAAGTAATCGCGAAGCAGCTGAAAAAGGAATTCAAGCAATTGAACGCCTAGCTCGCGACTTAAACATCCCATCAGGCTTCAAAGAATTAGGAGCCAAAGAAGAAGACATTGAAACATTAGCGAAAAACGCTATGAAAGACGCAACAGCCCTAACAAACCCACGCAAACCTAAATTAGAAGAAGTCATGGAAATCATTAGAGGCGCAATGTAACCATTCTTTAAGAGACGGAGGGACAGGTTCCTTGTCCCCTTCCCCTATATACAGAAAAAGGGCCCCGATAAGGTATTTACAGCTTATCGGGGCTTCTTTTTGTGGAGTACAGGGGTGCAGGGGGTCAGGTTCCTTGTCCCATTTCTTGTTTAATACCAATTACTCCACGAAGAGGTCTATCCTTGCCCCCATTCTTAACGGGCACGTTGATCTCCCCTTTCGCCGCTCGCATGGCAATGGGGGCGAGTCAAGTGGGACAAGGAACCTGTCCCCTATTAACGAGCACGATGAATGACACTCTTTGATATTCCCGTTATTCTTGATAATTGTCTAATTGTTACACCTTTCAGCTTTTTTAGTTTGACTAATACAGCATCCCTTTTGTCCTTTTCCATTTGCTGCAATTCACTATTATTTGTAATTCCCCATTTACACAAATACTCTTTTACTTCATGATCGGTCATTCTCACTTTTACACGATCATCTAAACATTGGTCATGATTCTGCTGTTGCATATATGTCATGAACATTTGAATCGCTTTGTTTCTTTCTGAGGAAAATAAATCTAGTGCAAAATCGATATCCACTATATCCGCGTTGAACAGATACTCATTTATACTTGTCCATTTACTTTCCAATACGGTTTTGGCCAAGCCTGCTTTCATGGGGTTTTGGTGGATATATCTAAGAACCGTTAGGAAATACGTTTGATCTTCCACATTTTCACTCTTGAATCGTCCTTGAAATAAATGGCCATATCTCTCATATTTCGAATTGTACCAATAGACATAGCTTGAACTAATTCTTTTAATGGCTATTGAAATGGATTCGTCTGTCTCCTTCAATAATAAATGGACATGGTTATTCATCAAACAATAGCTGTAAATTTGATAATTACAGATGGCTTTGTATTTTTTTAATGTTTCCAAAAACCTCCTTTTATCTTCATCCTCTTCAAAGATTGTCTGTTTATTAATTCCTCTCAACATAATATGATAGATTCCACTTCTACTTTTCCTTCTTGCTTTTCTTGGCATAATATCGCTCACCTAGGTTTTATTTTTATTCATAGCATCTGTTAGGTTCCATCTTAACTGGATAGCTTTCCAAATAGATTCATCTGTTATAGGATTTTCTGCTGATAAATCGGATATCGTTCTTGTGAGTCGGATGATTTTGATTTGGACACGGTTGCTCCAATGCTGTTTAGAAGATACCTGGGCAATCTGGTCTGTGAGAGGACTTGATTTAGTTAAAATTTCAAAGGGAACTTTTGCGTTGCATACTTGTTCTTGATAACGGGAAAATTGTCTCTCTTGTGCCTTCATGACATGCCTGCGAATTTCAGATGATAATTCTGGCTTCCTTCCCCCTTTGTCGAAATTGACAGGTTTTAAAGATAGTAGTAGATCTATCCGATCATATACCGGTCCTGATACCCGATTACGATATGTCTGAACTTGCTTTGGCGTGCAAGTGCAGTAATAAGTGTTAGAACCAAGGTAGCCGCAAGGACATGGGTTCATCGCTCCGACTAAAATAAAAGAGGCTGGATAGGTGACAGTAGAGTGAACACGGCTAATCGTCACTTTTCCTGTTTCTAGCGGTTGACGCAACATATCCAATGTTTTTTTCGTGAACTCAGCCATTTCATCAAGGAACAGAACACCATGATGGGCTAATGAAATTTCCCCTGGTCTTGGATATGATCCGCCCCCTATAATGGCAACAGACGAGGCCGAATGATGTGGGTGTCTATATGGAGGTGTTTGTGGATGTTGGAGTTTTTCTTTTGCGAGTTGGTATAAACTGATCACTTCTAATTGTTGATGTTTTGTTAAAGGAGGGAGAATCGAGGGAAAGCTTTCGGCAAGTAAACTTTTACCACATCCTGGAGGGCCACTCATCAGCACATTATGTCCACCTGTAGCTGCTATTTCTAAAGCTTGTTTGACCTGTTCATGACCGATGATATGGTAAAAATCTTTATGAAATTCATATGAAGGATTTGATTGTTCGACTATCGTTGGAACTTTTTCTAACGACAATAAAACTTGCCCAGATAAATGTTTCAAGACATCCTGGATATGATGAACCACGATACACTCAATATCTTCTAACAACTCAAACGGAATGAGCGGGTCATAAGGGAGAAAGACTCTGTTAAATCCTAACCCTGCAGCTGCAATTAAAGCTGGTAACATTCCTTCCACTTTCTCGATAGTCCCGTCTAAAGATAGCGCTCCAATAAAGGCGGTACCTTGGGAAATTTCCACCTTAACATGGTTCATTTCCTTTAATATCCCGATAACCATCGCTAAATCAAATAATGGTCCATTTTTCTTTTGCTCAGAAGGGGACAAATTGACTGCAATTTTCTGAATTTCCACCCCACATTCGAGCGAACGTACAGCTGACAAAACCCGCTCCTTTGACCCTTTAACAGATGCATCAGGCAATCCAACAATCACCATGGACTGTAGTCCCGGTGAAATCTGTACCTCAACTTGCACTCGGTATCCTTCTAGACCTTTCAAACCAATGCTTGATATTTTTACAGTCAATCGCATAGCCTCCTTATCGATGAAATACTTAAAACTTTTGGGAAATGTAATCTAGTAATGGAGAAAAAAAGGAGGAAAGGGAGGATAGACCCATTTCGTGGCTTATGGACTATAGTTCGACAAAGTTAAAAAAAATCCTGCGCTTTTAAAATTTTTTTATTTGTGGAAAATTAACCTCCACGAACAGGAGAGTTTTTTTAGATTTGCACGAACACACCTCCTGATTTTGGGGGACAAGGAACCTGTCCCCTTATCCCTTTTTAAACCTAAAAATTAATTGATTTAGTTTCTCTGCCATTGTGGTAAGTGTTTGTGCTGATGCGGAAATTTCCTCCATTGAAGCCAGTTGTTCTTCTGTCGATGTTGCTACTTCTTCTGAAGTGGCTGCATTTTCTTGAGCAATATTTGCTAGTGTATTTGCTGTAGCCGTAACTTCTTGAATGGATGCCGACATTTGTTGTGCAGTGGAAGAAATATCATTCATTTGTGGAGTGATTTCTTTTGTGCTTTGAATGATTCGATTAAATTTCTCTATAGCTTCTTTAGATATTTCTACCCCAGCTTGAACATCACCGGTAACACGGGCCATGACTTGAACGGAGCTTTCTGTATATTCTTGGATTCTTTGGATAATTCCATAAATTTCCTTTGCTGAGTTTTGAGATTGCTCGGCAAGTTGTCGTACCTCATCCGCAACAACAGCAAATCCCTTGCCATATTCACCCGCCCTTGCTGCTTCAATTGCAGCATTTAAAGCTAGAAGATTAGTTTGATCGGAAATTGCTGTAATTGCATTCAAAATGGTGTGAACCTCTTTCGTTTGATCAGATAAGGATTGGATCATCTGATTGGATTCAGTGACAGAGTCGCTAATAGATTTCATTTGATTCACCGTATCGGTAACAGCCTGTCCCCCTACTTCTGCCTGCTCAGTTGTATGATAGGCAAGTTCTGAAACTTTTAATGAATTATTGGCGATGAGGGCAACTCCTTCGGAAACTTGGGTCAAGGTCTGAGCCGTGTGTTCCACCCCATTTGTCTGTTTCTCCGCACTGCTTGCTACTTCTTGAATGGACACGGCTACTTGTTCTGTAGCACTTGAAGTCTGTTCAGCACTTGCAGTCAGTTCTTCTGCAGAGGCTGCTACTTGTTCAGCATCGTATTCGATTTCTTTAACTAAACCACTAAGACTTTTTTGCATCTCATTAAAAGCCATCCCTAATTGGCCAATTTCATCATTTGATTTTACCTCAATTTGTTCAGTTAAATCTCCCTTACTAACGGTAATTGCTTTTTCTTTCAGTATTCTTATTGGTTGAATAATCGACTTAATAATAAATAGATTTGCTAGTCCCCCCGCTATGAGCGAAATGATCATGATAAATAATGTTTTTTGAAAGATGGGTGTTGCAATTGCATCCACCTCTGATTGATATAGATTTCCCCCTATTTTCCATCCTGTCAATTCATTAGTTACAAAGCTCATTACTTTCTTTTTCCCATCTAATTCGTAATTAAATTGCCCTGTTTCTTTATTGTACATTTGATTATAAAAATCTTCTTTTGCTTCACTTCTAGCTTCGTTGGTAGGGTGAGAAATAAAGTGTTTTTTCGCATCTAATATAAGTGCGTACCCTTTTTTACCAATTTTCACTTGATTGGTTAGATTTTGAAGATGATCTAATTTAAGATTGACAGCTATAACTCCTTGTCCATCTCCTGTTTTTTGGGAGATGGTTACAACAGTATTATTTGTACTTGCTGCAACTTCAGGGTTTGATATCACTACTTCTCCTTCATGATTCATCGCATCTTTATACCAGTATCTTTCTCTAGGATCATAGTTAGCCACTCTCTTTTGTTGGGGTTCACGAATGAATATGCCTTCCTTAGTTCCAATGAAAATCCCATCCACTTCAGGATGCATTAGTGCATACTGATTTAAACTTTTTCGTAAATCAGAAATATTCTCTTCTTTCTTCAATTGTAATGATAAATTTTTAGACAAGTATTCAACATCATGTATTTTAGGTTGAACAGTGTTATCAATTGTGTGATTTAATAAATTGATATTATCTCGTATTCCTTCAACTACCTCATGCCCAACCGCATCCTTAGCAGTTATATAAACTAGTGATCCAATTGTAATAGAAGGAACAATCAGGATGATGGTAAAAGCTATTATTAGCTTCGTCCTAATATTTCTAAAAAAATTCCTCATTAAAAAGCCTTCTTTCTCCACTTTTTGTTATGTAAAAATAAATGATAATCGCTTGGATTTTGAAATATAGTAACCTTGTAGTAAGGGTACTCCCAATCATTTGGCAGTTGATAAATCTACTTTTGATTCAATCCCTTCTAGAACCAATTGCATTTTTTCATGGGTGAATTCTAAAATAAGTGAAATTAATACTTGTTTGATCGGTGAGTTAGACAGATTTCTTGATTTTGTATGGTCTAATTTTACAAAGTCTGGGGACAAATTCTGCATTCTATTAAAACTTGCTTTACTGACAGATAAATCATCAAAAGCAATATAAAATCCAAGTGATTTTAAGTAAACTAAACGTTTTAGAAAAATTACTACCTATGGTTAACACTAGATAGATTTAGTACCAAATTTGTCCAATGTTATTCTATTATTCATCCCCCTAAATAAAAAAGCCCATTCCTGGTAACTCATAATAGCTAAATAGTATTAATCCACCTTCAATCAAAAGACATGAAATCGAAAATATATAGTACTAATAATCTATAAAGGGAATACAAAAAATCCTATACACTCTAATATAGGTCTAAAAACTCATACACTAATAGATTATAGAACAATATATGACATTATCCAACAAAGTTCTACAGGTGCCAGGCACCATCCAAAAATTGGATGGTGCCTGGCACCTGTAGTCCACCTCCATTACATCAGAGTGGCGGTTGTCGATTGGGGGGACAAGGGACCTGTCCCCTTATCCCTCCTTTGATGTACGCATATTCCTCCGATTCCTTAAACGATTTTAAATCCACAACACCTGACTCTGAAATAGCTACAATTACAATTTGTATTAGTTCATCAAACATTTCCCATAATCGCTCGGCTAGGTTCTTTTCCACCATGTCATTCTTGATCTCCTCAAATAATCCTCCGAGTGACTCGTAATCGTTCACCCTACGGAAGTAAGACAGAAATGCATACAAAATATAGGTTGTGGTCACATGAGCAATTTGCGCGTCAAAGTCCCTAGATTTACACTTTCCTAATTGAAGTTGTTGCTTTGTTTCTTTAAAAAATACTTCGATCGTCCAGCGTATTGAATAAATTTCCATCGTTTCTAAAAAAGACAAAGATCTGTCTGTGGAAAGGAATAGTCTCCAATTTTTTTGATATGGAAATCGGCAAAAATACAAGTTTACCGTTTCATCGATTCCTTCATAGTAAACAGTCACTTCGAAATAGCGTAAGCTCCGTTTGCGAGAGCGTTTTTCTTTGCCTTCCTTTTTCAGGGTTTTCAGGAGTTCCTTTGCGTTTAGCTTCTCGCCATTATAGGTGTACTTTCGAAAGTCTTTGCGGACAGCACAAACTACATGCATCATGCCTTCTTTCATTTTTCTAACAGATTGAATGAAGTCTTTACTCGGAAACCAGCTATCAACTAGAACATAGTTAGCTTTGAATCCATGCTTGACAGCTCTTTTAAGCATACGAATGCTGTTCGTAATTTTGTCTACTTTACATTCCTTTTTACGTTTTGCCCCATTTGTTTGTGCCTTCCGTTCCTTTTTATATTGTTCTTTTCGATATTTTTTCTTTAGTGGTTTTTCTGAGTGCAGACTGAAGTCAAGTGGCATAAAGCTCTTTCCATCAAAAAAACCCAATGTAAGATTCTTGAATCCCAATGTTGTTTTTTTCTTCCCTGCAACATGGTTGTGAACGTAGGACACATTTTCAATCCGGCGTCCAACCCGGCTGTCAATGGTGTCATCAAAAATGAAGGCAGAGTTTTTCGCTACTTTTTTACTAGGGTTGACTAGTTTTTGGAATTGTTTTGAAACATGATAAAGTAGGTTTCGCCATGGCATTTTTTCATTATTTTTCAATCGATAAATCGCATCTTTCTGCATGGTTGTCACTTTTTTAAATTCACTTTTATAAAAGGCGTTGATACTATCTATCAACATTAATGGAAATACCAACATCAGTGTAATAATATCCGTCACAGAATAGCCTTGTTGTTTAGAAAATCCAGCCTTGTGACAAAGGGAACGGAAATTGAAAATTCCCATTACATCCCTTATAATAGAACCAATTGAAAACCCATGAGTTTGGAATACCTTTTCAATCTCTTTGGTTTTTCCCCGCATAATAACACGTCCTTTTGTTTAGATTTGGTATGGTAACTTAATCATAACAAAAAGTCAGTGTTTATGCGGTTTTTTAATGTCTTTAGACCCATTTCAAACCACATAACTTATTGATTTATCAAGGTGCGAAACTCAAGAATCATGTATAATTTTATGTATAATGGGAATAAATAAAAAATGATTGAGTGCGCGAACACTCAATCAATGCAACTACATGCCGCATGAAGAACGGCTGACCAGTTGAATATGAAGGTTTACTAAAAGAAGTAATCACCTAACTCTTTGGTCGGAGCGGTGGGCGATTACTTCTTATTTCTATTGATGACAAGTGCAATTATTGCTACTATAGCCGTTAAAGCTGTAGCTAAAAATATGCCAAATTGAAATAGTATGTTCATTGCTTCGTATGTCACCATATCAGACATCCCTTTTCTTTCAGGGAGTGCCAACCGCCCATCCACTTTATATAGTTGCTAATGGATTGTAGCAATACTTTAAGAAAAAATCTATGAAAATACAAAAGGAGCACCATTCATTTTCCCGAATGTCTGGTGCTCCTTTTCTTTTATTTCCTCAACCTCTCTACACATTCCTGGAAGTAACAAGCATCTAACCTAATGAAACGCAGTGATGGGGGGCTGAACCCAATACCCCACAACAAAAAGCCCCGCAGAGATTTCACTCCCCACAAGGCTTATAGCTTTCATA
Proteins encoded in this region:
- a CDS encoding methionine ABC transporter ATP-binding protein; this encodes MIEFQNVNKVYNSGGNQVKALNGINLKINAGEIFGVIGFSGAGKSSLLRCVNWLEQPTSGKVLVDGHDLTALSAKEIREVKRNIGMVFQHFNLLNSKTVFANVAMPLVLAKVPKEKIKKRVYELLEFVGLSDKANSYPDQLSGGQKQRIGIARALATQPSILLCDEATSALDPQTTSSILQLLKKINQEYNITILIITHEMAVIKDICHRVAVMENGKIIEEGTVFDVFSSPKTKTARNFVSTVMNDQIPDSIKETIQKNAGAQNIFRINFVGNSAGRPLLSTLSKKFDIHINVLFGNITELQGTSFGNLIVEFQGSNNEINRALMYINNEQITIKEVITHAS
- a CDS encoding methionine ABC transporter permease, with product MLVNSEQITEALIETVQMVSFSLLFSAVLGLPLGVLLVVTRKGHLLENLLVFNVLSGIINIFRSIPFIILMVAIIPITRFLVGTSIGTTATIVPLVFYAGPYIARLIENSLLEVDPGVIEAAEAMGATPGQIIVRFLIPEALGSLVLAFTIATIGLVGASAMAGAIGGGGLGDLAITYGYQRFDTVTMLVTVGILIVMVQGLQSFGNILARKIRRR
- a CDS encoding MetQ/NlpA family ABC transporter substrate-binding protein, whose product is MKKLLLSIAILTLAIFSVGCSNEKSGSEKKVEVKVGVSGTDNRVWDYVAKKAEKEGIKVEIVRFSDYVQPNIALAEGELDANAFQTASYFDSFIAEHKLKLAPIATTVLAPMGIYSEKYKKVKDIPDGSKIAVPNDVSNMGRALLLLQESGLIKLKEGFDGTGSLEDIVENPKNLKIIEVVAAQTPRVLPDVAASIINNGIAVDAGFNPTKDSIFHESETATPYVNIIATREEDKNNKTLKRLAELYQEDDVAELIEKEYKGSQIPTFIPLSKIGW
- a CDS encoding M20 family metallopeptidase codes for the protein MSSIVEVISSLKETIIKNVEGNKELFLSTSHQIHENPEIGNEEFFASGLLIDLLEKEGFTVEKAVAGHETAFLARKKSAKKGPSIAFLAEYDALPGLGHACGHNIIGTTSVAAAIALSKTLDKTGGEVVVLGTPAEEGGPNGSAKGSFVRHGLLKGIDAAMMIHPSNQTRLSGTSLAVDPLDFEFIGKSAHAAAAPHEGINALDAVIQLFNGINALRQQLKKDVSIHGIITHGGDAPNIIPEYAKARFYIRADTREHLNEVTKKVKAVAEGAALATGAKLNIIAFQNPVDNLLVNEKFNEVFHHVIEELGETIATGAWGGIGSTDAGNISQVVPTIHPYIKIGPDDLIAHTIPFREAAASKKGDEALIKGAKALALTGLQLLTNTKLLTTIKEEFQGR
- a CDS encoding iron-containing alcohol dehydrogenase, which gives rise to MTNTQSSFHMPSVNLFGSGSVNEVGTRLAGLGVKKPLLVTDAGLHQLGLSEQIAGIIREAGLDIAIFPKAEPNPTDQNVLEGLEAFHNENCDSVVTLGGGSSHDAGKGIALVAANGGKIEDYEGIDVSEKPMVPLVAINTTAGTGSELTKFTIITNVQRKVKMAIVDKHVTPTLSINDPDLMAGMPPGLTAATGLDALTHAVEAYVSTAATPITDALAIHAIKLIPVYLPRAVANGKDMEAREQMAYAQTLAGMAFNNASLGYVHAIAHQFGGFYNFPHGVCNAILLPHVCRFNLIARVERYADIAYYLGENVEGLSNREAAEKGIQAIERLARDLNIPSGFKELGAKEEDIETLAKNAMKDATALTNPRKPKLEEVMEIIRGAM
- a CDS encoding transposase; translated protein: MPRKARRKSRSGIYHIMLRGINKQTIFEEDEDKRRFLETLKKYKAICNYQIYSYCLMNNHVHLLLKETDESISIAIKRISSSYVYWYNSKYERYGHLFQGRFKSENVEDQTYFLTVLRYIHQNPMKAGLAKTVLESKWTSINEYLFNADIVDIDFALDLFSSERNKAIQMFMTYMQQQNHDQCLDDRVKVRMTDHEVKEYLCKWGITNNSELQQMEKDKRDAVLVKLKKLKGVTIRQLSRITGISKSVIHRAR
- a CDS encoding YifB family Mg chelatase-like AAA ATPase, with the translated sequence MTVKISSIGLKGLEGYRVQVEVQISPGLQSMVIVGLPDASVKGSKERVLSAVRSLECGVEIQKIAVNLSPSEQKKNGPLFDLAMVIGILKEMNHVKVEISQGTAFIGALSLDGTIEKVEGMLPALIAAAGLGFNRVFLPYDPLIPFELLEDIECIVVHHIQDVLKHLSGQVLLSLEKVPTIVEQSNPSYEFHKDFYHIIGHEQVKQALEIAATGGHNVLMSGPPGCGKSLLAESFPSILPPLTKHQQLEVISLYQLAKEKLQHPQTPPYRHPHHSASSVAIIGGGSYPRPGEISLAHHGVLFLDEMAEFTKKTLDMLRQPLETGKVTISRVHSTVTYPASFILVGAMNPCPCGYLGSNTYYCTCTPKQVQTYRNRVSGPVYDRIDLLLSLKPVNFDKGGRKPELSSEIRRHVMKAQERQFSRYQEQVCNAKVPFEILTKSSPLTDQIAQVSSKQHWSNRVQIKIIRLTRTISDLSAENPITDESIWKAIQLRWNLTDAMNKNKT